In a single window of the Mesorhizobium shangrilense genome:
- a CDS encoding AzlC family ABC transporter permease, which translates to MATEAIPQRSRASEFLEGVRMGMPVVIASAPFALLFGAVAVDNGFTVAEVVIMSAAIFGGASQMVGIELFGQHIAPWLVVLSIFAVNFRHVLYSATIGRHLTHWPLGQQAIAYFLLTDPQFAETERKAETGRPVSFVWYMGMGLVMYVNWTVQSGLGALFGRLIPDTRALGIDFLLPIYFLGLVMSFRKRPLWLPVVIASGIASIVAYKTIGSPWHVSIGALVGVILGAIAAPDKQESPTA; encoded by the coding sequence TTGGCCACCGAAGCGATACCCCAGCGCAGCCGCGCGTCCGAGTTTCTCGAAGGCGTGCGCATGGGGATGCCCGTCGTCATCGCATCGGCGCCGTTCGCGCTGTTGTTCGGCGCGGTCGCCGTGGACAACGGCTTCACCGTCGCCGAAGTGGTCATCATGAGCGCGGCCATCTTCGGCGGCGCCAGCCAGATGGTCGGCATCGAGCTGTTCGGACAGCACATCGCGCCATGGCTGGTGGTGCTCTCGATCTTCGCCGTCAACTTCCGCCACGTGCTCTATTCGGCGACCATCGGCCGGCATCTCACCCACTGGCCGCTGGGCCAGCAGGCGATCGCCTATTTCCTCCTGACGGATCCGCAGTTCGCGGAAACCGAACGCAAGGCCGAGACGGGCAGGCCCGTCAGCTTCGTCTGGTACATGGGCATGGGGCTCGTCATGTATGTCAACTGGACGGTCCAGAGCGGCCTGGGCGCGCTGTTCGGGCGGCTGATCCCCGACACCCGCGCACTCGGCATAGACTTCCTGCTGCCCATCTACTTCCTCGGGCTCGTGATGAGCTTCCGCAAGCGGCCGCTCTGGCTGCCCGTGGTGATCGCCAGCGGCATCGCGTCGATCGTGGCCTACAAGACGATCGGATCTCCCTGGCACGTCTCGATCGGCGCTCTGGTCGGCGTGATCCTCGGCGCCATCGCCGCGCCGGACAAGCAAGAAAGCCCGACGGCATGA
- the recN gene encoding DNA repair protein RecN, whose translation MLSQLSIRDIVLIERLDIEFASGLSVLTGETGAGKSILLDALSLALGARGDASLVRHGANQGQVTAAFDVPRNHPARAILADNAIDDDGDILLRRVQTADGRTRVFVNDQPASVSLMRDIGRALVEIHGQHDDRALVDASAHRELLDAFGGHLGAAREVAQAWRLWREAEQQLSRHRAKVEAAAREADYLRASVDELSKLDPQPGEETELAERRTAMMRAEKIATDIKDAEDVLAGSSSPLPALAALLRRLQRKQADAPGLLDEIIRTLDEALISLDEAQSAVDAAMRASEFDPHALEKSEERLFALRAASRKFSVPVDDLAQLRDTMSADVAELDAGAERLQALEKQVVTAREAYDRLAEALSALRGAAAQHLVKVVMAELPALKLERAEFIVETSTETENRQEAGIDEIEFWVRTNPGTRAGPMMKVASGGELSRFLLALKVALADRGSAPTLVFDEIDTGVGGAVADAIGQRLARLAKGVQVLSVTHAPQVAARANTHLLIAKSGNAERVATGISQIDPLQRREEIARMLAGATITDEARAAAARLLSENAG comes from the coding sequence ATGCTGTCACAGCTCTCGATCCGCGACATCGTTCTGATCGAGCGGCTCGATATCGAGTTCGCGTCCGGCCTGTCGGTGCTTACCGGCGAGACGGGCGCCGGAAAATCCATCCTTCTCGACGCGCTGTCACTGGCGCTGGGCGCCCGGGGCGATGCGTCCCTGGTGCGCCACGGCGCCAACCAGGGGCAGGTGACCGCCGCGTTCGACGTGCCGCGCAATCATCCGGCGCGCGCCATCCTGGCCGACAATGCGATCGACGACGACGGCGACATCCTGCTGCGCCGCGTGCAGACCGCGGACGGCCGAACCCGCGTCTTCGTCAACGACCAGCCGGCGAGCGTCTCGCTGATGCGCGACATCGGGCGCGCGCTGGTCGAGATCCACGGCCAGCACGACGACCGCGCGCTGGTCGACGCCTCCGCGCACCGCGAACTGCTCGACGCTTTCGGCGGCCACCTCGGCGCTGCCCGCGAGGTTGCCCAGGCCTGGCGTCTGTGGCGGGAGGCGGAGCAGCAACTGTCGCGGCACCGCGCCAAGGTGGAAGCGGCGGCGCGCGAGGCCGATTACCTGCGGGCCTCCGTAGACGAACTGTCCAAGCTCGATCCGCAACCGGGCGAGGAAACCGAACTCGCCGAAAGGCGGACCGCCATGATGCGCGCCGAAAAGATTGCGACGGACATCAAGGATGCGGAGGACGTGCTCGCCGGCTCATCCTCGCCGCTGCCGGCGCTGGCGGCGCTGCTGAGGCGGCTGCAGCGCAAGCAGGCCGACGCGCCGGGCTTGCTGGACGAGATCATCCGCACGCTGGACGAGGCGCTGATTTCGCTCGATGAGGCGCAATCGGCAGTCGATGCCGCAATGCGCGCGTCCGAGTTCGACCCGCATGCGCTGGAAAAATCCGAGGAGCGGCTATTTGCGCTGCGCGCGGCGTCGCGAAAATTCTCCGTACCGGTCGACGACCTCGCCCAACTGCGCGACACCATGTCGGCAGACGTGGCGGAGCTCGACGCCGGGGCGGAGCGGCTGCAGGCGCTGGAGAAGCAGGTGGTGACGGCGCGGGAGGCCTATGACCGTCTTGCCGAGGCCCTGTCCGCCCTGCGCGGCGCCGCAGCGCAACACCTCGTCAAGGTCGTCATGGCCGAACTCCCGGCTTTGAAGCTGGAGCGGGCGGAGTTCATCGTCGAAACTTCGACGGAGACGGAAAACCGGCAGGAAGCCGGCATTGACGAGATCGAGTTCTGGGTCCGGACCAATCCGGGGACGCGCGCCGGACCGATGATGAAGGTCGCGTCAGGCGGCGAGCTGTCGCGCTTCCTGCTGGCGCTCAAGGTCGCGCTGGCCGATCGCGGCTCTGCGCCGACGCTGGTTTTCGACGAGATCGACACCGGCGTGGGCGGCGCGGTGGCCGACGCGATCGGACAACGGCTGGCGCGGCTCGCCAAAGGCGTGCAGGTGCTCTCGGTCACGCACGCGCCGCAGGTCGCCGCCCGGGCCAACACGCACCTGCTGATCGCGAAATCCGGCAACGCCGAGCGCGTGGCTACGGGAATCAGCCAGATCGACCCGCTCCAGCGGCGTGAGGAAATCGCGCGTATGCTGGCAGGCGCAACCATTACCGACGAGGCGCGGGCCGCCGCTGCGCGGCTGCTCAGCGAGAATGCTGGATAG
- the lpxC gene encoding UDP-3-O-acyl-N-acetylglucosamine deacetylase, with protein sequence MGFGLQEYQTSLAARATLSGIGVHSGKPVTVHFHPADADSGVIFQVTGADGSVRELRALHSEVGSTDLCTVLGDPGGPHVATVEHLMAALFGLGIDNVLIELDGGEVPILDGSAAPFVEAFEQAGIEELSVKRRYLRIIKPIRVENGPSWAEFRPYNGTRFEVEIDFSSPAIGRQIFAGDLSASMFRRDIARARTFGFMKDVERLWAAGYALGSSLENSVVIGDDNRVINMGGLRYDNEFARHKVLDAMGDLALAGARFIGCFRSYRGGHKLNATALRRLLADPTAFEIVETSRRQRGRAVEMMAVNSPAYAPWTL encoded by the coding sequence ATGGGGTTTGGTTTGCAAGAATATCAAACGAGCTTGGCGGCGCGCGCCACGCTGTCAGGAATAGGCGTCCATAGCGGGAAGCCGGTGACGGTGCACTTCCATCCCGCGGACGCGGATAGCGGCGTGATTTTCCAGGTGACGGGCGCTGACGGCTCCGTTCGCGAATTGCGCGCGCTGCATTCGGAGGTCGGCTCCACCGATCTGTGCACGGTGCTCGGTGATCCCGGTGGTCCGCATGTCGCGACCGTCGAACATCTGATGGCGGCGCTGTTCGGCCTCGGCATCGACAATGTGCTGATCGAACTGGACGGCGGCGAAGTGCCGATTCTCGATGGAAGCGCCGCGCCGTTCGTCGAGGCGTTCGAGCAGGCCGGTATCGAAGAGCTTTCCGTCAAGCGCCGCTATCTGCGCATCATCAAGCCGATTCGCGTCGAGAACGGGCCTTCATGGGCGGAGTTCCGGCCCTACAACGGCACGCGATTCGAGGTTGAGATCGATTTCTCAAGCCCGGCCATCGGCCGCCAGATCTTTGCCGGAGACTTGTCCGCCAGCATGTTCAGGCGCGATATCGCGCGGGCCCGCACCTTCGGCTTCATGAAGGATGTCGAGCGCCTGTGGGCGGCCGGCTATGCGCTCGGCTCCTCGCTGGAGAATTCCGTGGTCATCGGCGACGACAACCGCGTCATCAACATGGGCGGACTTCGCTACGACAACGAGTTTGCGCGCCACAAGGTGCTCGACGCGATGGGCGATCTGGCGCTTGCGGGAGCGCGTTTCATCGGCTGTTTCAGGTCCTATCGCGGCGGCCACAAGCTGAACGCGACGGCGCTGCGCCGCCTGCTGGCCGATCCTACGGCCTTCGAGATCGTCGAGACGTCGCGCCGCCAGCGCGGACGCGCCGTCGAAATGATGGCGGTGAACAGCCCGGCCTACGCTCCCTGGACGCTCTGA
- a CDS encoding BrnT family toxin, whose product MEIVWDERKRRANLEKHGLDFAALSLDFFLTSLVRPAKQNRMQAIGRIEDACIVVIFVPLGSEALSLISMRPASHEERKLLP is encoded by the coding sequence GTGGAAATCGTCTGGGACGAACGCAAAAGGCGGGCGAATCTCGAGAAGCATGGTCTCGATTTTGCCGCTCTATCCCTCGACTTCTTTCTGACCTCGCTGGTTCGTCCCGCGAAGCAAAACCGGATGCAGGCCATTGGCCGCATCGAGGACGCCTGCATCGTCGTGATCTTCGTGCCGCTCGGATCGGAGGCGCTGTCCCTGATCTCAATGCGACCGGCCAGTCACGAGGAACGAAAGCTACTGCCATGA
- a CDS encoding BrnA antitoxin family protein — MTKIPKRQSEFVEGRGYGIEDWNDVSDNPEFSADDLKKAKPFAEAFPELAENIRRGRGRPRVDSPKQAVTLRLSPDTLAKFKAGGRDWRARMSEILDKANV, encoded by the coding sequence ATGACCAAGATACCCAAGAGGCAATCCGAATTCGTTGAAGGCCGTGGATACGGAATAGAGGATTGGAACGACGTCTCCGACAATCCAGAGTTCAGCGCCGACGATCTAAAGAAAGCAAAGCCATTTGCCGAAGCCTTTCCCGAATTGGCGGAGAACATCCGCCGCGGACGGGGGCGTCCGCGTGTCGATTCACCGAAGCAAGCGGTAACCCTGCGCCTCAGTCCGGATACCCTTGCCAAGTTCAAGGCGGGCGGCAGGGATTGGCGCGCGAGGATGAGCGAGATCCTCGATAAGGCGAACGTTTAG
- a CDS encoding outer membrane protein assembly factor BamD, whose protein sequence is MHVITGARSKARALTAVLALAAPLALSACQSSDDIDLATYVEQTDPADQLYNEGLANLNAGRLKEAGRKFAAIDRQHPYSEYARKAMVMSAFTNYREGNYEEAINSGKRYVQLYPSSEDAAYAQYIVGLSYFRQIRDVTQDQKESRRAIEAMDEVVQRWPDSEYVDDAQSKIRFARDQLAGKEMQIGRYYLERREYIASIKRFRYVVENYSNTRHVEEALARLTEAYYAMGLAQEAQAAAAVLGQNFPDSQWYKDSYKLLQSGGLEPRQSAGSWLSNASKLIIGG, encoded by the coding sequence ATGCATGTGATAACAGGTGCAAGGTCGAAAGCTCGCGCTCTGACCGCGGTGCTTGCACTGGCGGCGCCGCTGGCGCTGTCGGCCTGCCAGTCGAGCGACGACATCGATCTGGCGACCTATGTCGAACAGACCGATCCTGCGGACCAGCTCTACAATGAAGGCCTCGCCAACCTGAATGCCGGGCGTCTCAAGGAGGCGGGCCGCAAGTTTGCAGCCATCGACCGACAGCATCCGTATTCGGAGTATGCGCGCAAGGCGATGGTGATGAGCGCATTCACCAACTATCGCGAGGGCAACTACGAGGAAGCGATCAACTCCGGGAAGCGCTACGTGCAGCTTTATCCGTCGAGTGAAGACGCCGCCTATGCCCAGTACATCGTGGGCCTGTCCTACTTCCGCCAGATCCGCGACGTGACACAGGACCAGAAGGAATCGCGCCGCGCCATCGAGGCGATGGACGAGGTGGTGCAGCGCTGGCCCGACTCCGAATATGTGGATGACGCCCAGTCGAAGATTCGCTTTGCCCGCGACCAGCTCGCCGGCAAGGAGATGCAGATCGGCCGCTATTATCTCGAGCGGCGGGAATACATCGCCTCGATCAAGCGCTTCCGCTACGTCGTGGAGAACTATTCCAACACCCGCCACGTGGAAGAGGCGCTGGCGCGCCTGACCGAGGCCTACTACGCGATGGGTCTGGCCCAGGAAGCGCAGGCGGCGGCGGCAGTGCTCGGGCAGAACTTCCCGGACAGCCAGTGGTACAAGGACTCCTACAAGCTGCTGCAATCCGGCGGGCTGGAGCCGCGCCAGAGCGCGGGCTCGTGGCTGTCCAATGCCAGCAAGCTGATCATAGGCGGCTGA
- a CDS encoding AzlD family protein, translated as MSTTLWIIFFAAILTYLTRVGGHLVLSRFEKVHPRVLAGLNAVPAAVLTTLVAPAILTAGPAEFVAMLVAGFVSLRYGLLPMFLIGAAVLIAMRQVVG; from the coding sequence ATGAGCACCACCCTCTGGATCATCTTCTTCGCCGCCATACTGACCTACCTGACGCGCGTCGGCGGGCACCTCGTCCTGTCGCGCTTCGAAAAGGTCCATCCCCGCGTCCTGGCCGGCTTGAACGCGGTTCCGGCCGCCGTTCTCACCACGCTGGTGGCGCCGGCCATCCTCACCGCGGGACCGGCGGAGTTCGTCGCCATGCTGGTCGCCGGGTTCGTATCGCTGCGCTACGGCCTGCTGCCGATGTTCCTGATCGGCGCCGCCGTGCTGATCGCCATGCGGCAGGTGGTGGGGTAG
- the ftsA gene encoding cell division protein FtsA: protein MNWLGGQSADQSLRSGIVTVLDVGSSKVCCMIAKLKPREGSNLLKRRTHQIQVIGIGHQKSQGVKSGVVVDLNRAEQAIRLAVDAAERMAGLTVDSLFVNLSAGRLKSEVFSATINLGGHEVEAADVKRVLAAGAKQALKVQRQVVHSLPVAFSLDGERGVRDPRGMIGDTLGVDMHVLTGDAAPLRNLELCVNRAHLSVERMVATPYASGLSALVDDELEMGAACVDMGGGTTTISIFADGKFAHCDSIPIGGNHVTLDLAKGLSTRLEDAERLKVMHGSALPSGADDRDVVSVQPIGDDSDMAMQVPRAAMTRIIRARVEETLEILRDRLNASGYGNAVGKRVILTGGASQLGGLPEAARRVLGRNVRIGRPLGVAGLPEAAKGPAFATAVGLLIYPQAAGFEGRQPKAGPLLRATGTNGRLYRVGQWFRDSF, encoded by the coding sequence ATGAACTGGCTCGGTGGGCAATCGGCTGACCAGTCGCTTCGATCGGGCATTGTCACCGTTCTCGACGTGGGGTCGAGCAAGGTGTGCTGCATGATCGCCAAGCTCAAGCCGCGCGAGGGCAGCAACCTGCTGAAGCGGCGTACGCATCAGATCCAGGTGATCGGCATCGGGCACCAGAAGTCGCAAGGCGTGAAGTCGGGCGTCGTCGTCGACCTGAATCGCGCCGAGCAGGCGATCCGCCTAGCGGTCGATGCAGCGGAACGCATGGCGGGGCTGACGGTCGACTCGCTGTTCGTCAATCTGAGTGCAGGGCGGCTGAAGAGCGAGGTTTTTTCCGCGACCATCAATCTGGGCGGCCATGAGGTCGAGGCGGCGGACGTGAAGCGCGTGCTGGCCGCAGGCGCCAAGCAGGCGCTCAAGGTGCAGCGCCAGGTCGTGCATTCGCTGCCGGTCGCCTTCTCGCTCGACGGCGAACGCGGCGTGCGCGATCCCCGCGGCATGATCGGCGACACGCTTGGCGTCGACATGCATGTTCTGACGGGCGATGCTGCCCCGCTGCGCAACCTGGAGCTTTGCGTCAATCGCGCGCATCTCTCGGTCGAGCGCATGGTGGCGACGCCTTACGCCAGTGGCCTTTCCGCATTGGTCGACGACGAACTCGAGATGGGCGCCGCCTGCGTCGACATGGGCGGCGGCACGACGACGATCTCCATCTTTGCAGACGGCAAGTTCGCGCATTGCGATTCGATCCCGATCGGCGGCAACCACGTGACGCTCGATCTCGCAAAGGGTCTGTCCACGCGGCTCGAAGACGCCGAGCGGCTGAAGGTCATGCACGGATCGGCGCTGCCGAGCGGCGCCGACGACCGTGACGTCGTTTCGGTGCAGCCGATCGGCGACGACAGCGATATGGCGATGCAGGTTCCGCGCGCGGCGATGACGCGCATCATCCGCGCCCGCGTCGAAGAGACGCTGGAGATCCTGCGCGACCGACTCAACGCTTCCGGGTACGGCAACGCCGTCGGCAAGCGAGTGATTCTGACTGGCGGCGCCAGCCAACTCGGCGGACTTCCCGAGGCGGCGCGGCGGGTGCTGGGACGCAACGTACGCATCGGACGACCGCTCGGCGTTGCCGGCCTGCCGGAAGCGGCAAAGGGCCCGGCCTTCGCGACGGCGGTCGGCCTGCTGATCTATCCGCAGGCAGCCGGCTTTGAAGGGCGGCAGCCGAAGGCAGGCCCGCTGCTGCGGGCGACAGGCACCAATGGCAGGCTCTACCGGGTCGGCCAGTGGTTCAGGGACAGTTTTTAG
- the ftsZ gene encoding cell division protein FtsZ — protein sequence MTINLKKPDITELKPRITVFGVGGGGGNAVNNMITAGLRGVDFVVANTDAQALTMSKAERLIQLGAHVTEGLGAGSQPEVGRAAAEECIDEIIDHLSNTHMCFVTAGMGGGTGTGAAPVVARAAREKGILTVGVVTKPFHFEGQRRMKTADFGIEELQKSVDTLIVIPNQNLFRIANDKTTFADAFAMADQVLYSGVACITDLMVKEGLINLDFADVRSVMREMGKAMMGTGEASGEGRAMAAAEAAIANPLLDESSMKGAKGLLISITGGRDLTLFEVDEAATRIREEVDPEANIILGATFDEGLEGVIRVSVVATGIDKTAAEIAAAPISVRQPMKPVQQRPVDPRQQPQVAEARVETRAADPIADVIRSADMGGDTIQTRPLAVAPADDFRPQSKLFQAPPAAPLPVQQVAPQPQPAVVREMAQPAAVQQTRMPRVEDFPPVVKAELEAKARPQAPEDRGPMGLLKRLTNGLARKEEEPARLQPAAQPREPKLRQPAPEARRLASQDPQLYAPRRGQLDDHGRLNPQPRTDHDDDQLEIPAFLRRQAN from the coding sequence ATGACCATCAATCTCAAGAAACCCGATATTACCGAACTGAAGCCTCGGATTACCGTATTCGGTGTCGGCGGCGGCGGCGGCAACGCGGTGAACAACATGATCACCGCCGGCCTGCGCGGTGTCGATTTCGTGGTCGCGAACACTGACGCGCAGGCGCTGACCATGTCGAAGGCCGAGCGCCTGATCCAGCTCGGCGCGCATGTGACCGAGGGCCTGGGGGCGGGCTCGCAGCCGGAAGTGGGGCGCGCGGCTGCCGAGGAATGCATCGATGAGATCATCGACCATCTGTCGAACACCCACATGTGCTTCGTCACGGCCGGCATGGGCGGCGGCACCGGCACGGGCGCAGCCCCGGTGGTTGCCCGCGCGGCTCGCGAAAAGGGCATCCTCACCGTCGGCGTGGTGACCAAGCCGTTCCACTTCGAAGGCCAGCGCCGCATGAAGACGGCCGACTTCGGCATCGAGGAACTGCAGAAGAGCGTCGACACGCTGATCGTCATTCCGAACCAGAACCTGTTCCGGATCGCCAATGACAAGACCACCTTTGCCGACGCCTTCGCGATGGCGGACCAGGTTCTCTACTCCGGCGTCGCCTGCATCACCGACCTGATGGTCAAGGAAGGCCTGATCAACCTCGACTTCGCCGACGTGCGCTCGGTGATGCGCGAGATGGGCAAGGCGATGATGGGCACCGGCGAAGCGTCCGGCGAGGGCCGCGCCATGGCGGCCGCCGAGGCAGCGATCGCCAATCCGCTGCTCGACGAGAGCTCGATGAAGGGCGCCAAGGGCCTGCTGATCTCGATCACCGGGGGTCGCGACCTGACCCTGTTCGAGGTCGACGAAGCCGCGACCCGCATCCGCGAGGAAGTTGATCCCGAAGCCAACATCATCCTCGGCGCGACTTTCGACGAGGGCCTCGAGGGCGTCATCCGCGTGTCGGTGGTGGCCACGGGCATCGACAAGACGGCGGCGGAGATCGCTGCTGCGCCGATTTCGGTGCGCCAGCCGATGAAGCCGGTCCAGCAGCGTCCGGTCGATCCCCGCCAGCAGCCGCAGGTCGCGGAAGCGCGCGTCGAGACGCGTGCGGCGGATCCGATCGCCGACGTCATCCGCAGCGCGGACATGGGAGGGGATACCATCCAGACGCGCCCTTTAGCCGTGGCTCCGGCGGATGATTTCCGCCCGCAGAGCAAGCTTTTCCAGGCGCCTCCGGCCGCCCCGCTGCCCGTTCAGCAGGTAGCGCCGCAGCCGCAGCCCGCGGTCGTTCGCGAGATGGCGCAGCCGGCGGCGGTCCAGCAGACGCGGATGCCGCGCGTCGAGGACTTTCCTCCGGTGGTGAAGGCCGAGCTCGAGGCGAAGGCACGCCCGCAGGCGCCTGAGGACCGCGGTCCGATGGGGCTTCTGAAGCGCCTGACCAACGGCCTGGCGCGCAAGGAAGAAGAGCCTGCGCGGCTGCAGCCGGCCGCCCAGCCGCGCGAGCCGAAGCTGCGCCAGCCCGCGCCCGAGGCGCGCCGCCTGGCCAGCCAGGACCCGCAACTCTATGCACCGCGACGCGGACAGCTGGACGATCACGGCCGGCTCAACCCGCAACCGCGCACGGACCATGACGACGACCAGCTGGAGATTCCCGCGTTCCTTCGCCGGCAAGCCAACTGA
- the ligA gene encoding NAD-dependent DNA ligase LigA has translation MSPKAVDSLSAEEAAAELARLAAEIAEHDLRYHAEDAPTISDADYDALRRRNLAIEQRFPDLVRDDSPSRKVGAAVSEKFGKVVHAVPMLSLDNAFADEDVTEWVARMRRFLRMDGGELPITAEPKIDGLSLSLRYENGRLVTAATRGDGAVGENVTANARTIADIPNVLSGDFPDVLEVRGEVYMGHVDFAELNRRNADAGKQTFANPRNAAAGSLRQLDTSITASRPLRFFAYAWGEVSKMPAETQTGMVEMLGRYGFRTNPLMKKFADVEGLLSQYHSIEENRATLGYDIDGVVYKVDSLELQQRLGFVSRSPRWAIAHKFAAEKAMTILNGIDIQVGRTGAMTPVARLTPVTVGGVVVTNATLHNEDYIRGIGNSGQPIREGRDIRIGDTVVVQRAGDVIPQILDIVPDKRPAGSVPYRFPETCPACGSHAVREDGEAVRRCTGGLICPAQAVERLRHFVSRNALDIEGLGEKQIEFFFHVDDPSLRIRSPADIFTLKGRQEKSLTKLENIEGFGALSARKLYAAIDERRRVEFWRFLHALGIRHVGETNAKRLARHFHSFKALREVGEQAVMPEGKGDPGNAAWQELRAVGGIGDIVAEAIVDFFDEEHNLAVVDALLAEVTPLDEQPVEVTSSPVAGKTVVFTGSLEKMSRDEAKAMAEKLGAKVAGSVSKKTDLVVAGPGAGSKLKQATQLGIEVIDEDQWFERVKQ, from the coding sequence TTGTCCCCGAAAGCCGTCGATTCGCTCAGCGCGGAGGAAGCCGCCGCCGAACTGGCGCGGCTGGCGGCCGAGATCGCCGAGCACGATCTGCGCTATCATGCGGAAGACGCGCCCACGATTTCGGACGCCGACTACGATGCGCTGCGCCGCCGCAATCTCGCGATCGAGCAGCGGTTTCCCGACCTGGTTCGTGATGATTCGCCGTCGCGGAAGGTGGGCGCGGCGGTATCGGAAAAGTTCGGCAAGGTCGTCCATGCCGTTCCGATGCTGTCGCTGGACAATGCGTTTGCCGACGAGGATGTCACGGAATGGGTGGCGCGCATGCGCCGCTTCCTGCGCATGGATGGCGGCGAACTGCCGATCACGGCCGAGCCCAAGATTGACGGGCTCTCTCTTTCACTGCGCTACGAGAACGGGCGCCTCGTGACGGCGGCGACCCGGGGCGACGGCGCCGTCGGCGAGAACGTGACCGCGAACGCGCGCACCATCGCCGACATCCCGAACGTGCTCTCGGGCGATTTCCCCGATGTGCTGGAGGTGCGCGGCGAAGTCTACATGGGCCATGTCGATTTCGCCGAACTCAACCGGCGCAACGCAGACGCCGGCAAGCAGACCTTCGCCAATCCGCGAAACGCCGCGGCCGGCTCGCTGCGCCAGCTCGACACCTCGATTACCGCCAGCCGTCCGCTACGCTTCTTCGCCTATGCCTGGGGCGAGGTGTCGAAGATGCCGGCGGAGACCCAGACGGGCATGGTCGAGATGCTCGGCCGCTACGGCTTTCGCACCAACCCGCTGATGAAGAAGTTTGCGGACGTCGAGGGCCTGCTGTCGCAGTACCATTCGATCGAGGAGAACCGCGCCACGCTCGGCTACGACATCGACGGCGTCGTCTACAAGGTGGACAGCCTGGAACTGCAGCAGCGCCTCGGCTTCGTGTCGCGCAGCCCGCGCTGGGCGATCGCGCACAAGTTCGCCGCCGAGAAGGCGATGACGATCCTCAACGGCATCGACATCCAGGTCGGCCGCACCGGCGCGATGACGCCGGTGGCGCGGCTGACGCCGGTGACGGTCGGCGGCGTGGTGGTGACCAACGCCACCCTGCACAACGAGGACTACATCAGGGGCATCGGCAACAGCGGCCAGCCGATCCGCGAGGGCAGGGACATCCGCATCGGCGACACCGTCGTCGTGCAGCGCGCCGGCGACGTCATCCCGCAGATCCTCGACATCGTACCGGACAAGCGTCCGGCGGGTTCGGTCCCGTACCGGTTTCCCGAGACCTGCCCCGCCTGTGGGAGCCACGCCGTGCGGGAGGACGGGGAGGCAGTGCGCCGCTGCACCGGCGGCCTGATCTGCCCGGCGCAGGCGGTGGAGCGGCTTCGGCACTTCGTGTCGCGCAATGCGCTGGACATCGAGGGTCTGGGCGAAAAGCAGATCGAGTTCTTCTTCCATGTCGATGACCCGTCGCTCCGGATCCGCTCGCCGGCAGACATCTTCACCCTGAAGGGGCGGCAGGAGAAGTCGCTGACCAAGCTCGAGAACATCGAAGGCTTCGGGGCGCTTTCGGCGCGCAAGCTCTACGCGGCGATCGACGAGCGCCGTCGGGTCGAGTTCTGGCGCTTCCTGCACGCGCTCGGCATCCGCCACGTCGGCGAGACGAACGCCAAGCGGCTGGCCAGGCACTTCCATTCGTTCAAGGCGTTGCGCGAGGTCGGCGAACAGGCGGTCATGCCGGAGGGCAAGGGCGACCCGGGCAACGCGGCCTGGCAGGAACTTCGCGCGGTCGGCGGCATCGGAGACATCGTGGCGGAGGCTATCGTCGACTTCTTCGACGAGGAGCACAACCTCGCGGTCGTGGACGCACTGCTGGCGGAGGTCACTCCATTGGACGAACAGCCCGTTGAGGTCACCTCATCGCCGGTCGCCGGCAAGACGGTGGTGTTCACCGGCTCGCTGGAAAAGATGTCGCGCGACGAGGCCAAGGCCATGGCCGAAAAGCTCGGCGCGAAAGTTGCGGGCTCGGTGTCGAAGAAAACGGACCTGGTTGTCGCCGGTCCCGGCGCTGGCTCGAAGCTCAAGCAGGCGACGCAACTCGGCATCGAAGTGATCGACGAGGACCAATGGTTCGAACGTGTGAAGCAATAG